The genome window CCCAAGAGCCACACAGTGCTCCATCCCCCTGTACCGTGCAGGAAAGCCCCACTGACATCTGCACAGATCTTCCCCTGATGCCCTACAAGCTCTGGCATGAATGTACCAGCATGAAGGTCCCTTTAATTCTGCTTGAAATCCCCAGTAAATGGAAAAAGggggctggaatgggatgatctttaaggtcccttccaacccaaaccgttgtgtgattctgtgtcaCTTCCTGTGTGACCTTGcccaccagtgccacccctgcacCTGCGAGGGCTGGGGACCCACAGCAGCCACgggtggcagctctggggaacTGAGGGGTCAGCAGCTCCGATGCAGGGAGAGTGCAAGGGTTTTCAGTAGGGTAGGATGAGGCTGCCCTGGCCTGTGCCACGTCCTCAGAGGGTGCTGCCTCTCTTCCAGTGAAGTACATGAAGGAGATCTCGCCCTACTTCAAGAACTCCTCGGCGGGGGCGACAGTCAGCTGGGacccctctcctgctgcccagcagaagCGATCATCCCCGCTGCTGCCCCCTCGGGAGCTGCGGGAGAGCCGGAGCGTCCCTCTCAAGATGTGCTACGTGTCGCGCAAGTGCCTCCCCGCTGACCCGGAGCACAGGTCAGCGCCCGGCGCTGGGGCCGGCCGTGCCCCCGCGGTGTCCCGGGGAGCCGAGGGCGGGAGGGGCTCAGGGGGCCGTGTCCCCGCAGGTACCTGGAGGTGTGCTCGGCGGACGGGCGCGTTGCCCTCTTCCTGCGGGCGAAGGACGAGGCCACGGCGCAGTCGTGGCTCGGCGCCATCCAGGCCAACGCGGCCGCGCTGCTGCCGCGGGTGAAGGAGGAGCTGCGGGCACAGCTGGCGGGGGCTGGCACGGTGGCCGGACGGGACGTCAAGCACGTGGGCTGGCTGACCGAGCAGGTACCCCCGGTCCCCCGGCACCACCGTGCTGCCGGTGGCCCTGACCCAGTGCCTTTGCAGCTCCCCAGCGCCGGCACCAGGAACCTCCTGGCCGTGCTcacagagaaggagctgctgctgtacGGGAGCCTGCCGCAGAGCCGGGACGCCCTGGGCAAGCCCACGCACAGCTACCCCCTCATCGCCACCAGGTAGGGACCGCCGCCTCAGTGCCCTCCTGCCCCGCTCGGATCGGGTGGTGGCAGTCCCTGGGGACAGTGGTAGGGTCTGGGTCAGGGCAGAACTCGGGTCAGACCCCCAAAGTGGCGGCAGCGACCGGGGATGGTGTCAAGGGCAGAACAGAACTCCAGGGTGGTAGCAggggctggtggtggtggtggcagaggCGTTTGAGATGATGGTAGAGTCCAGGGGTGGCGTCAGAGCAGTGGCGATGGTGACAGTGTGCAAGGGGTGGGGGCAGAGTCTCGGGCAGAGTGCGGGAGCTTAGGGCGCGGGGGTGGTGACAGTGTCCACGGTGGTGTCAGGGCCAtgggcacagtgctgctgagtCGCGGGAGTAGAGCGAGGGTTTCGGGCTGGTTTTTCGGGAAGAATTCGAGGCGGGGTTTCGGGGCGGGGGCGcgggctcccccccccccccccccccccccccccccccccccccccccccccccccccccccccccccccccccccccccccccccccccccccccccccccccccccccccccccccccccccccccccccccccccccccccccccccccccccccccccccccccccccccccccccccccccccccccccccccccccccccccccccccccccccccccccccccccccccccccccccccccccccccccccccccccccccccccccccccccccccccccccccccccccccccccccccccccccccccccccccccccccccccccccccccccccccccccccccccccccccccccccccccccccccccccccccccccccccccccccccccccccgccccttCGTGCACCCGCCGCGGAGCGCAGCGGGGCGAGGCTCTGGGGCCGTGCGGGGCCGTGCTGGGGCCGTGCGGGATGCGAAGCGGGTTTGAGCTGTGTGAGGAGCGATGTTGAGGTGCGGTGCCGTGGCGGTGCTGTGTTGGCGCTGGGATGTTGCGGTGCAGGGGTGCAGCGCTCGGGCGGTCCCGCACTGGGGCGGTGCGGGGTGAGCTGCGgggtcacccccccccccccccccccccccccccccccccccccccccccccccccccccccccccccccccccccccccccccccccccccccgtgctgGCAGGGTGGCGTGGCGGTGCCGGGCCGTGCTGTGGCGGTGCTGAGCGCTGCCGTGCCGCAGGCTGGTGCACTCGGGGCCGGCCAAGGGCTCGGCGCTGTACGAGGCCGAGCGCTCCTTCGCGCTGCGCGCCGGCGGCCGCCTGGGCGTGCAGACCCAtctcttcagcctggagagcccCCGAGAGCTCGCCCTGTGGACGCGCCTGCTGGTGGACGG of Ficedula albicollis isolate OC2 chromosome 20, FicAlb1.5, whole genome shotgun sequence contains these proteins:
- the SNTA1 gene encoding alpha-1-syntrophin, producing MEAVVEGGAELRAGLSISLWGGRENKMPILISKIFKGLAADQTEALYVGDAILAVNGTDLSEATHDEAVQALKKTGKEVILEVKYMKEISPYFKNSSAGATVSWDPSPAAQQKRSSPLLPPRELRESRSVPLKMCYVSRKCLPADPEHRYLEVCSADGRVALFLRAKDEATAQSWLGAIQANAAALLPRVKEELRAQLAGAGTVAGRDVKHVGWLTEQLPSAGTRNLLAVLTEKELLLYGSLPQSRDALGKPTHSYPLIATRLVHSGPAKGSALYEAERSFALRAGGRLGVQTHLFSLESPRELALWTRLLVDGTHGAAELAQEVSAACTWKGQDCTLTVHIDKGFTISTSEPGLSRTILLQQPFEKLQMSSDDGTKMLYLDFGGPEGEIQLDLHSCPKTIVFIIHSFLSAKVTRLGLLA